The Zingiber officinale cultivar Zhangliang chromosome 9A, Zo_v1.1, whole genome shotgun sequence genome window below encodes:
- the LOC122020301 gene encoding SNF1-related protein kinase catalytic subunit alpha KIN10-like isoform X2 translates to MEMEEKVRREIKILRLFMHPHIIRLYEVIETLSDIYVVMEYVKSGELFDYIVEKGRLQEDEARHFFQQIISGVEYCHRNMVVHRDLKPENLLLDSKCNVKIADFGLSNVMRDGHFLKTSCGSPNYAAPEVISGKLYAGPEVDVWSCGVILYALLCGTLPFDDENIPNLFKKIKGGIYTLPSHLPAHARDLIPRMLIVDPMKRITIREIREHAWFKTRLPRYLAVPPPDTSQQAKKIDEDILQEVTKMGFDKNQLVESLHNRIQNEATVSYYLLLDNRFRSTSGYLGGDFQETMDYNLLHRSSSNIPAPHRQPGYMEQQVISSRETFSGERKWALGLQSRAHPREIMIEVLKALQDLNVCWKKIGHYNMKCRYCRGLPNTESMLNSSPRSNDSFIDESAIVETDQAGRGSAVVKFEIQLYKTREEKYLLDLQRVSGPQLLFLDLCADLLAQLRVL, encoded by the exons ATGGAAATGGAAGAAAAAG TGAGACGAGAGATCAAAATATTAAGACTCTTTATGCATCCTCATATCATCCGTCTTTATGAGGTGATTGAGACTCTGTCAGATATTTATGTTGTTATGGAGTATGTTAAGTCGGGAGAGCTATTTGATTATATTGTTGAAAAGGGAAGGCTACAAGAGGATGAAGCCCGTCATTTCTTCCAACAG ATCATATCTGGCGTTGAATATTGCCATAGAAACATGGTTGTTCATCGGGACTTGAAACCAGAGAACTTGTTGTTGGATTCAAAGTGTAATGTTAAAATTGCTGACTTTGGCTTAAGTAACGTCATGCGTGATGGTCATTTTCTGAAGACTAGCTGCGGAAGCCCAAATTATGCTGCTCCTGAG GTAATTTCTGGAAAACTTTATGCAGGACCTGAGGTAGATGTGTGGAGTTGCGGTGTCATTCTCTATGCCCTTCTTTGTGGGACCCTTCCCTTTGATGATGAGAACATcccaaatttatttaagaaaataaaa GGCGGGATATATACCCTTCCAAGCCATTTGCCTGCTCATGCACGAGATTTGATTCCAAGAATGCTGATTGTTGATCCTATGAAGAGAATAACTATTCGAGAGATCCGTGAACATGCATGGTTCAAAACACGTCTTCCTCGATATCTTGCTGTCCCTCCACCAGACACTTCGCAGCAAGCTAAAAAG ATCGATGAAGACATCCTTCAGGAGGTGACTAAAATGGGTTTTGACAAGAACCagttggttgaatctcttcataaCAGGATTCAGAATGAG GCTACTGTTTCATACTACTTACTTCTGGATAATCGGTTCCGATCTACTAGTGGCTACCTTGGCGGTGATTTTCAAGAAACTATG GATTATAATTTGTTGCATAGGAGTTCAAGTAACATTCCAGCACCACATCGCCAACCAGGCTATATGGAGCAACAAGTAATCAGTTCAAGAGAAACTTTCTCTGGCGAAAGAAAATGGGCTCTCGGCCTTCAG TCCCGAGCTCATCCTCGTGAAATCATGATTGAGGTCCTCAAAGCTCTACAAGACCTAAACGTTTGCTGGAAAAAGATTGGACACTACAACATGAAATGTCGTTATTGTCGTGGCTTGCCCAATACCGAAAGCATGCTTAACAGCTCTCCTCGATCCAACGATAGCTTCATCGACGAGTCAGCCATTGTTGAAACTGACCAAGCTGGAAGAGGATCTGCTGTAGTGAAGTTTGAAATTCAG CTTTACAAGACAAGGGAAGAGAAATATCTCCTCGACTTGCAGAGGGTCAGTGGTCCACAGCTTCTGTTTCTGGACTTGTGTGCTGACCTTCTTGCCCAGCTCAGAGTCCTGTGA
- the LOC122020301 gene encoding SNF1-related protein kinase catalytic subunit alpha KIN10-like isoform X1, which yields MEGPGRGGGSADVVLQNYKLGKTLGIGSFGKVKIAEHLLTGHKVAIKILNRRKIKNMEMEEKVRREIKILRLFMHPHIIRLYEVIETLSDIYVVMEYVKSGELFDYIVEKGRLQEDEARHFFQQIISGVEYCHRNMVVHRDLKPENLLLDSKCNVKIADFGLSNVMRDGHFLKTSCGSPNYAAPEVISGKLYAGPEVDVWSCGVILYALLCGTLPFDDENIPNLFKKIKGGIYTLPSHLPAHARDLIPRMLIVDPMKRITIREIREHAWFKTRLPRYLAVPPPDTSQQAKKIDEDILQEVTKMGFDKNQLVESLHNRIQNEATVSYYLLLDNRFRSTSGYLGGDFQETMDYNLLHRSSSNIPAPHRQPGYMEQQVISSRETFSGERKWALGLQSRAHPREIMIEVLKALQDLNVCWKKIGHYNMKCRYCRGLPNTESMLNSSPRSNDSFIDESAIVETDQAGRGSAVVKFEIQLYKTREEKYLLDLQRVSGPQLLFLDLCADLLAQLRVL from the exons ATGGAAGGACCTGGTAGAGGAGGTGGCAGTGCTGATGTGGTATTGCAAAATTATAAACTAGGAAAGACTCTTGGCATTGGATCATTTGGCAAAGTTAAGATTGCAGAGCATTTGTTGACAGGGCACAAGGTGGCTATCAAGATTCTTAACCGACGTAAAATAAAGAACATGGAAATGGAAGAAAAAG TGAGACGAGAGATCAAAATATTAAGACTCTTTATGCATCCTCATATCATCCGTCTTTATGAGGTGATTGAGACTCTGTCAGATATTTATGTTGTTATGGAGTATGTTAAGTCGGGAGAGCTATTTGATTATATTGTTGAAAAGGGAAGGCTACAAGAGGATGAAGCCCGTCATTTCTTCCAACAG ATCATATCTGGCGTTGAATATTGCCATAGAAACATGGTTGTTCATCGGGACTTGAAACCAGAGAACTTGTTGTTGGATTCAAAGTGTAATGTTAAAATTGCTGACTTTGGCTTAAGTAACGTCATGCGTGATGGTCATTTTCTGAAGACTAGCTGCGGAAGCCCAAATTATGCTGCTCCTGAG GTAATTTCTGGAAAACTTTATGCAGGACCTGAGGTAGATGTGTGGAGTTGCGGTGTCATTCTCTATGCCCTTCTTTGTGGGACCCTTCCCTTTGATGATGAGAACATcccaaatttatttaagaaaataaaa GGCGGGATATATACCCTTCCAAGCCATTTGCCTGCTCATGCACGAGATTTGATTCCAAGAATGCTGATTGTTGATCCTATGAAGAGAATAACTATTCGAGAGATCCGTGAACATGCATGGTTCAAAACACGTCTTCCTCGATATCTTGCTGTCCCTCCACCAGACACTTCGCAGCAAGCTAAAAAG ATCGATGAAGACATCCTTCAGGAGGTGACTAAAATGGGTTTTGACAAGAACCagttggttgaatctcttcataaCAGGATTCAGAATGAG GCTACTGTTTCATACTACTTACTTCTGGATAATCGGTTCCGATCTACTAGTGGCTACCTTGGCGGTGATTTTCAAGAAACTATG GATTATAATTTGTTGCATAGGAGTTCAAGTAACATTCCAGCACCACATCGCCAACCAGGCTATATGGAGCAACAAGTAATCAGTTCAAGAGAAACTTTCTCTGGCGAAAGAAAATGGGCTCTCGGCCTTCAG TCCCGAGCTCATCCTCGTGAAATCATGATTGAGGTCCTCAAAGCTCTACAAGACCTAAACGTTTGCTGGAAAAAGATTGGACACTACAACATGAAATGTCGTTATTGTCGTGGCTTGCCCAATACCGAAAGCATGCTTAACAGCTCTCCTCGATCCAACGATAGCTTCATCGACGAGTCAGCCATTGTTGAAACTGACCAAGCTGGAAGAGGATCTGCTGTAGTGAAGTTTGAAATTCAG CTTTACAAGACAAGGGAAGAGAAATATCTCCTCGACTTGCAGAGGGTCAGTGGTCCACAGCTTCTGTTTCTGGACTTGTGTGCTGACCTTCTTGCCCAGCTCAGAGTCCTGTGA
- the LOC122018931 gene encoding protein argonaute 1C-like yields MLRSHQTENVWKHQVTGVRKGRTVPQYPTERPSDVQQQGHYAECEQDQYSQQGRGDKGYYQRKFGGKSHVSSSEQPDGPAPGNGRSGLPHPSGGKSSKQRYLVKGSSAIPGGHGAGLSVAGASRPPAPDLHQASVETRLLHQSVDSLAQHFQQVTVEGTTISETIHPAVPASSKSLSFPLRPGKGSIGIRCVVKANHFLAELPDKVLHHYDVSIMPEDKSRAVNRAVIHQLVSLYRGSHLGGRLPVYDGRKSLYTAGPLPFTSTEFQIILSNEDDGSGKQRKSKSFGVVIKLVAKVDLHHLKMFLSGQIADAPHEALQVLDIVLRELPTTRYSPIGRSFYSPSLGRRQRLGEGLESWPGFYQSIRPTQMGLSLNIDLSSTAFIEPLLVVDFVAQLLKKDIRARLHDADRVKIKKALRGVRIEVTHRGNMRRKYRIFDLTSQPTSELTFPVDERGNLKSVVQYFRETYGFTIQHTHLPCLQVGNKQKPNYLPMEVCKIVEGQRYSKRLNQDQITALLKGTCQVPYDREYNILQTVQHNAYESDQYAKEFGIKISNKLASVEARILPAPRLKYHDTGREKDCLPRVGQWNMMNKKMVNGGKVNCWTCINFSPNVPEHIARQFCYQLALMCQTSGMEFSLNPIFPPLSARPNQMERSLNALYLNAMNILRPQKKQLDLLIVILPDNNGSLYGDLKRICETELGVISQCCLTKHVFKMSKHYLANVSLKINVKAGGRNTVLMDAVNKSIPIVCDAPTIIFGADVTHPHPGEDSSPSIAAVVASQDWPEITNYAGLVSAQAHRQELITDLFKERSDPQGGTVVSGMIRDLILSFQEATNLRPERIIFYRDGVSEGQFYQVLFHELNAIRKACASLANFHPRITFIVVQKRHHTRLFANNHDDRRSVDKSGNILPGTVVDSKICHPTEFDFYLCSHAGIQGTSRPAHYHVLWDENNFTADQLQSLTNNLCYTYARCTRSVSIVPPAYYAHLAAFRARFYMEPQTSDSSSTATGAVGQGTQKNSRPDDVFVKPLPAIKDNVKKVMFYC; encoded by the exons ATGCTGAGGAGTCACCAGACTGAAAATGTTTGGAAACATCAAGTGACTGGTGTTCGAAAAGGACGAACTGTGCCCCAGTATCCAACTGAAAGGCCTTCAGATGTTCAACAACAAGGACACTATGCTGAATGTGAACAGGATCAGTATTCTCAGCAAGGTCGTGGTGACAAGGGTTATTATCAGCGTAAATTTGGTGGGAAATCACATGTAAGTTCATCAGAACAGCCCGATGGTCCTGCACCAGGAAATGGAAGAAGTGGTTTGCCCCATCCAAGTGGTGGAAAGTCATCCAAGCAAAGGTATTTAGTCAAAGGAAGTAGTGCTATTCCTGGTGGGCATGGGGCTGGTTTGTCAGTTGCAGGTGCATCAAGGCCACCGGCTCCCGATCTGCACCAAGCATCAGTAGAGACAAGGTTATTACATCAATCAGTGGACTCTCTTGCACAACATTTTCAGCAAGTGACTGTTGAGGGTACAACAATAAGTGAAACAATTCATCCTGCGGTTCCTGCTTCTAGCAAGTCTTTAAGTTTTCCATTGCGTCCTGGAAAAGGTAGCATTGGCATCCGTTGTGTGGTGAAGGCGAACCACTTCTTGGCCGAGTTACCTGATAAAGTCCTTCACCATTATGAT GTTTCAATTATGCCTGAAGATAAATCTCGAGCTGTCAATCGAGCTGTAATTCACCAGCTAGTGAGTTTGTACAGGGGTTCTCACTTGGGTGGACGATTACCGGTCTATGATGGTCGAAAAAGTCTCTACACTGCGGGACCACTTCCATTCACTTCTACAGAATTTCAGATCATTTTATCTAACGAGGATGATGGTTCAGGCAAACAGAG GAAGTCAAAATCATTTGGAGTTGTTATTAAGCTGGTTGCCAAGGTGGATCTTCATCACCTGAAAATGTTTTTATCTGGACAAAtagctgatgctcctcatgaagCTCTACAAGTTCTTGATATTGTGCTTCGAGAATTGCCGACCACAAG ATATTCTCCAATTGGCCGGTCCTTTTATTCACCAAGTTTAGGCAGGAGACAACGACTTGGTGAAGGTTTAGAAAGCTGGCCAGGTTTTTACCAAAGCATTCGTCCGACACAGATGGGTCTCTCACTAAATATTG ACTTGTCTTCTACTGCTTTCATTGAGCCCCTTCTAGTGGTTGATTTTGTCGCTCAGTTGTTGAAGAAAGACATCAGAGCAAGACTCCATGATGCTGATCGAGTAAAG ATCAAGAAAGCACTAAGAGGAGTGAGGATAGAGGTAACCCATCGGGGAAATATGCGCAGGAAATATCGCATTTTTGATTTAACATCGCAACCAACTAGTGAGCTGAC TTTCCCCGTGGATGAAAGAGGAAATTTGAAGTCTGTTGTTCAGTATTTTCGAGAAACTTATGGTTTTACAATCCAACATACCCATTTACCTTGCTTGCAAGTCGGTAACAAGCAGAAGCCTAATTATTTACCTATGGAG GTTTGTAAAATCGTTGAAGGTCAGAGATATTCAAAAAGATTAAATCAGGATCAAATAACTGCTCTTCTAAAGGGTACTTGTCAGGTTCCTTATGATCGGGAATATAACATTTTGCAG ACAGTTCAACACAATGCTTACGAATCTGACCAATATGCCAAAGAATTTGGCATCAAAATTAGCAACAAACTTGCGTCAGTAGAGGCACGCATTTTACCGGCTCCACGG CTTAAATACCATGATACTGGCAGGGAGAAAGATTGCTTGCCGAGAGTTGGCCAGTGGAATATGATGAATAAG AAAATGGTGAATGGTGGAAAAGTAAATTGCTGGACCTGTATCAATTTTTCACCGAATGTCCCAGAACATATTGCAAGACAGTTTTGCTATCAGCTTGCATTGATGTGTCAGACATCTGGGATG GAATTTTCACTTAATCCGATTTTTCCTCCATTAAGTGCAAGGCCAAATCAAATGGAACGATCTTTAAATGCTCTGTATTTGAATGCAATGAATATTCTCCGTCCACAAAAGAAACAACTTGATTTGCTCATTGTTATTCTGCCAGATAATAATGGTTCCCTTTACG GTGATTTAAAGAGGATTTGTGAGACGGAGCTTGGAGTGATCTCACAATGCTGTTTAACGaaacatgttttcaaaatgagCAAGCACTATCTGGCCAATGTTTCCCTCAAAATAAATGTCAAG GCTGGTGGAAGAAATACTGTACTTATGGATGCTGTGAATAAGTCCATACCAATTGTTTGTGATGCACCTACAATTATATTTGGTGCTGACGTAACACACCCCCATCCTGGAGAAGACTCTAGCCCATCAATTGCAGCA GTTGTTGCTTCTCAAGATTGGCCTGAGATAACAAATTATGCCGGTTTGGTTTCTGCTCAAGCACACCGTCAAGAATTGATTACAGATCTTTTCAAAGAGCGATCAGACCCTCAGGGGGGAACTGTTGTGAGCGGAATGATTAG AGATCTTATTCTTTCCTTCCAAGAAGCTACTAATTTAAGACCTGAGCGAATTATATTTTATCG GGATGGAGTGAGTGAGGGGCAATTCTATCAAGTTTTATTTCACGAACTCAACGCAATTAGAAAG GCGTGCGCCTCCCTGGCAAATTTTCATCCACGAATAACCTTTATAGTTGTTCAGAAAAGACATCATACTAGGCTTTTTGCGAATAATCACGATGATCGCCGTTCTGTCGATAAGAGTGGAAATATACTACCTG GTACTGTTGTGGATTCTAAGATTTGTCATCCTACCGAGTTTGACTTCTACTTGTGCAGTCATGCCGGCATTCAA GGCACTAGTCGACCGGCTCATTATCATGTCTTGTGGGACGAGAACAACTTCACTGCTGACCAATTGCAAAGCTTAACCAACAACCTGTGTTACAC CTATGCTAGGTGCACGCGATCAGTTTCGATAG TTCCTCCTGCATACTATGCTCATCTGGCTGCATTCCGTGCCCGATTTTACATGGAACCTCAAACATCTGACAGTAGTTCGACGGCTACTGGAGCGGTTGGTCAGGGTACACAGAAAAACTCGCGTCCTGACGATGTTTTTGTTAAACCCCTTCCAGCGATAAAAGATAATGTGAAGAAGGTCATGTTTTATTGTTAA